The Osmia bicornis bicornis chromosome 11, iOsmBic2.1, whole genome shotgun sequence genome includes the window AAGAGCTTCCTGTTTCTATTATGTCTCCTTGTCCTTCTTAAGCCAAATGGAACGAACTTATCTCAATCTCTGTAACGAGCTTCTATTTTCGTATTTGAACCCAGATCACTTGTAGTTGGATCTCTCAGTCACAATGGTGCTAGACTTTTACCTCTTTTAGCCAGTCTAATCTCTAACCATATGTAAGGAACTACCGAGAGAAGTAGCACACAAGCAAGACCAAGTACACGAAATCGTGTGCAGACCAATCCATGTAAACCAAGAGTCAGAGCAAGTCCAAGCCACCTCCAAAAGAGGGACGTTGATAAAGGTCCTTGCCAAGAATTTGGATACAATCCCAATACTAATGCTGTACAGATTAAAcgatttcttttaatatttgaacTATACAAAAAGGATGGTATGTAACTTACTGTATATTAAAGTTTCCCAAATGGAATTGCAAACTCCCCAAGCAGCAGATATAACATGAAAAAGTGCTGGATCGTCACCAGATGGTCTCCAAGTGATCAAGACCAGTAATAAACACGCATGAAATACAAATCCTACAACTTTTCaagaatatatgtatatatatgtatatcgattaattataattaaaactgTTAACAGCAATAAAAGAATGATTATTATACCACTTACCTACAACAAAATACCTTTTAATATGCCTCAAAAGCATGGATAAAGTAACACCAGCGAGAGCTTGCAAAGATGCTAAACTTAGAAAACTTAATGTTACTGTACCAGCTCCTCCCAATGCACAGACTACGTATGCCTATAAAATAATAGGTGAAACGTTTATGCAACTAACTTAATAAGAGTTACTCAAATGGTGAAATAGTTTTCGCTACAGTGGATACTTACTTCTATAAAATCTGCATAGATGAAACCCTGTTCAAGTCCGATGAAAAGCGTTAACGGCGCAGCCAATTGTAACTTAGGATCTTGAAATGCAGTTTTTATAGATGTGAGAATACTTTTAGTGCTATGTTTTTCATTTACGGTCTGTGGTTCCTTCATTCTAGAATCGAGGAAAGCACAGGATATACTTAAACCTAGTACAGCAAGACCGAGCCATATGCTAACTAACATCTTTGATGTTCCAGATGATAATGTAGGTAAATTAGTTGTGCCATTGTAAAGATAAATCTCTTCTGGACAATATTCTGCTCCGCAGATATCATTTACCTCACCGTTTATTGTACTAAGCGATATTGAATTTGTTAGTTTCACAAGTATGGCAGCGATTAGACAACCTGAGGACAAAgttttatttgtaaataacTTTACTCTTCAAAGATAATAGCCAAGGATTTTCAACGTTCATACCCAATGCAAGACCGAAATCTTCTGCTAATTTAATCCCTCGATTAAGTCTTCTCAAAAGGCACTCGCGTCTTGTTTCATCAGGATCCTCAGGATCGACAGATACCAGAGCTAAACTCGTTGCCGAAGCATTTACATGTGACACCCTTGCTATAAAACTTGGGCTCATGCATGCACCCAGCATAGCGTAACTGGGTAGCAATATGTAcctgttaataaaaatatcaataattCCATTATCCGTATACACGATTAAATCTTGGCGAGTTCAAATAATCCACCATTTAGGATAAAGATGTACTCCGACAAAAATGGTGGTGGCCACGTGGCTGCTGCTTATTGCAAGATTTGTTCCAAATCGCTGGACGAGGATCGGCGCGAAGCAAGTGGTGATCGTTGCGGTTGCGAAAAGTAGAGCCAACAACATCGGCCCCAGTTGAGGATTGAAGGTACCAAGACCAGCCTGTAAGGGAAATATGGGCAGCGTCGCGGCTGAACAGCTCGCATGTCCTAATAGAAGAGCAGCGCAATGCCTTAGAATCGCTTTCTTCGGCGGTCTTGGACCTGAAGGTGCTGCCCTTACAGCTGCTATCAAACGACGCACAGACGACGCTCCTGCAGAGGAATTCATCGAATCTCGTCGACGCCAGGACAAGGCTGATGTTCTGGTTGAACGACAGGAGATTGGAGAGTATGCTGCCATATGCTGTAAATTAACATTATTTGGAGAGGGTTGGACACCGTGTTAAATGTTAAGTTTAAACATTACAACGTACCTCCAGCATAGTATCATTGTCCCACAGAGTGTGGTGATGACCACTGCTTCTGGCGCGTCTATGGGTATGCGCTAATGGAGGAGGTTGAGCTGGTAACCGAATAGGTCCTAAACCACCGATGGGTGCTGGTCGGTAAGCAGGACTACCGAGCTTCTCCTTCGACAATTCATGAAGATTTGGCAACGAGCCCATGATTTgatttcttcctcttttccttctttaaTGTATCTCCTTAGAGCCCAACGCCTCGCTGATTCTCGTTCGAATCATTGTCAAGGAAGCGTGCGGTTATTAACATTGCTGCGATGATTTTCTTTCACCTTCCATCCATTCATCTACTCCTTACGTGTACCTGAAATTAACAAAAGTTATTACAATGTTTATGGTGTGATTAGAGTGAACTGACGAAAGGCGCAGTGGAGCGGGTGAATGGATAACGGACCATCCAACTGACCGGCAGAGGATTGAAATCATCTCTCGAGCGAACTCTAAGTCAACAACGAGAACCGGATGTACCAAATCCATTACTGATCCCGCTCTTTCATTTCCACTACGTTaatgttaaaattataaactGTTCGATAGTTTAAATGGAAGGATTCATCGATTCGTGTGAAATCTCCGTTATAACGCGGTGAGCTGTTCTTCATTATCTCCGTATTGCGATGGTACTTCGCGGGAGTCTTGCATAATTGATCTGGCAATTCTTGGAGTGCAATCGCGTCAATTAtgcaagaaataaaaaagagaaaaaatacaCGAAGATAAAGATCCCGTAGTCACCTGCAGGACCTTGAACGAGAACTTAGAACGGAGGAACTGACTAATTGTTAGCTTAATAAGCGTATAACGCCGTCGGCCTTGATATTGGTTCGTGGAAGGATTTCGACCAATCGTGGATGGCAGCTAATATATTGGAAACATAAATCAATGGAAATCTCGTAGCTGTTGAATTTATACTATAAATTTCCATTTGAAATGGAATCGTGGTGAAGACCtgtatatgtatagaaaataattttaaagtaAGATGGAAAACAAACCTCGTCTCTTAAAGTTGTACTATTCTATTATCCAGAATTCAGCATGACTTTTTATCCGGTAACGTCTCATCGAAATCATTTTAATTCGTTAATCACATGATACAAAACCAAGACAAAATAGTCGATGAAAACACTGCTTTAAAAAAAGCACACAAGCACCTAAACTCGTCAGTTTCTTCGTCTACTGAAAAATAATCACAAAGGATTCGTAACAAGCTGAAAGCACATTTAAACGTTCTGCGTTTCAACGTATCATCATGTACCTGCACCACTCTCCTGTCATTATTTACCGTGTATTTATATCACTTGTATCTTCGTAGGCAATAATCGATAAACCATGTTATAAACCGCAGGACTAAGGGGAATCTCACACATTGATACCAACAACGATATCATTCATTTCTCCAATGATTCGTTCTTATTTACACAATTTTCACAAACTGCtttctactttttttattaacgaaAGAACGAGGTTTTCTGATCGCGATTTAAACGCGGCACCTCGGTTGGTTACCTACCGCGGTAGGGGCACGCGCAACCTGTAGAACtttgtacatttaacaaacGAGTTAAGAAAAATTAGATTATTTAAGACGTTTAGTAAATCAGAGTTGTATAAACGGGGATATGCAGTGTCCATTCAGGTTCCAACGAAAGTAGCAACACCAAGAGCACGATTCTCCTCCCTCGGTTGGACTCGGTGTTGCTCGCCATCGTTCGTTCTCCTTTTGGTGTACCACTTCTCTTGATATGGTCGATAACAGGGAGAGTGCGTACTACATCCTACCCTGTTCCTGCGAAATCTTAAGTGTACGAGAGTGAAACAGCCGTTTCACAGCCACTCGATTCTATTTTACAGCCGAAGATCAAGTTGATGGATACTTAACGCGTTCGATGCGGTAAGGGACAGGTGCCATGTCGTGGTTTCATTAGGGGCGGCccgattaaaattggaccTCCGCTTCGTTACGTATCAGGCTGATACATTTCTGTTACGTTTTAGGGAAATAGATACTCGATATTAATTTAAGTTATTGCTTTCAAgcttctttattaataatgaaaatatgtatGTAGTACCGAGCACGATCCCTAAGGAAAATGGAAGACACTAGAGGAATCCTAGGGAACCCTAGCATGCTCAGCATTTCAGGCtctttttttatgaaaaagataCTCGATATTAATTTACACTATTGCTTTCAAgcttctttattaataatgaaagtATGTATATAGTACCGAGCACGATCCCTAAGGAAAATGGAAGATACTAGAGGAATCCTAGGGAACCCTAGCGTGCTCAGcactgtatgtatgtacatatgtacagcATCGAGCATAGCAGACtctttttttatgaaaaatgtaacaaattttgagataagaaataatttctagAATGTGATATACACGTTCGAATGATACGTACATATCATACAGTCACATGCCCTGTTGCGTTCGGTCTGTAGTCACGTTCTACTATTAAAACCGCTACATCACTATAACGTACTTAGATATCTCAAGGAAAGTCTTCGAACTTGCGTTATTACATGTTTCAGCGTTAACTGGCATGAGAATCAAATAGTTAAGTGTGTCAATGTTACGACGACAATGCAACCAGTACAAAGAACAGATCTGTCTATCTAAGGGCAGGTTGATCACCTCAGATTTCGAGTCTTCAAGGAACCAAATTGATACCAAATTATAACGAATTTTCTCTATTCGTATATGAATCTTTCACATCCAGATTTTCGGGATTTGCAGTTTTAACAGTCGGCCATTGAAGGATTACATTTTTCATGCTGCCTGTAAAGGAACATGATACAGGCGATCAATAGAAAGAACCTTGGATATCGAAGATCAAGAGTATCTCGTACTCCCACCAGAGATAAATACGCAAGAATTATACTTGCCTATTAATGCAGGCTATGTTGGTGCCCCTTCCTCGACAAAGTCCACGGAAGGCCCGATCCTTGGATACTTTCTTATAAATGAAGGTTGTCCACCGGCTCGTTTCTCATTTAACGCTCCATCCCTCGTACAAGAAGGGATTGGTTTGTACgttagaaaaaattatttctttcattttgtttCGCGTTGTTGTGCCGTGAAACGAATCAATAGTGATCTCAATAGTTTTTGGTTTCAAATTTCGCGCGTGGAACGGCCGTCTTTAACACGTAAGTATCCGTCGAGTGACACGTGATATGTGacaaaaaaatacaattattcaaaatttgttaaaaattacttattatattaattaccattctcagacaatgtacatatttcatattttcaacttatttGCTTGTATAAAATCATCATCTTTAAGCTTCTAACACCAGTTACATGATGCCATGTGTATTGATAGCGATGATTACTTtgaagaatataaaaataaaaatttaaaaaaaagtacgCTTGCGTCAATTGATGCCTCTTAGTCCTTGGGGATAGATGCATTGTGATTgattaaaattggaaaaaaaatcAACGTTCATACTAATTTAATTGGAGCCAGTgattcaataattaatcatcGGAGTGGATATTCAAAGGAAGTCGGTGGAAAATTTTACCACGAGTGACCATAATTAATCTGACTATCAAAGAGCAAACACGACCGCACATGTTTTACATTCCGGAACTCATTCCAAACGGTACAACCTTCCGTTTCAAGTTTCGAATGTGGCTTGCTTTAATCTACATCGTGGAAACACGTAAACGTCCGTGGGTTGAACCTCGATTGCATTATTATTGTTTTGCATAATTTGCGCAACTTTTATCATGAAACTGTAAACAGATATAACTGGTTGCAGTTGCTAACGAgggaatttttaaacgatccACTTGTCGAGCTATATTTTCTCGTTGGCAAACTTGTTCTAATATCATATATCAGATtagattataattatattgatcGAACTGTTACTTTTCTTTGATTACTAAtgcataaaaatattaatgcgTTCAATACCACCAGGTAATTGAAAATTCCTTATAGGATAGCTGATTCGATACTTGGCGAATGTTAAGCTTAATCAGTGTCGTTAATTAGGCTTTGAACGTTGATGACTTTTATCCAATTGACAAACTTGCATTCTGCTTCCCTATAGATACCAAATACATATACGTCCGGAAAGGCAGTGACGCACGGTTAGTAGAGAATAAAGTTGATCAGACGATTTAATGAACAACAGAATTAATTGCAAGTACTTAGTAGTTATTCATGAAGGTGTCCAGCAGGTGATTTAATTGAGAGGCCCGGTGTACTGTTCTCCAATCAGAAGTCCTCAGTACCGGGTATACGCCCATGAGACGTGTTCAACCTTCGATTTAATATCAGCGTATAATTATAGAAAAGTATAGTCTGTTCGGGTCGCACCTCTGTTGCTCTCGTTTCTTATCCCAAGCTCCCCTTCATTTCGTAAGAATCACGGAATAAAAAAGGATCTTACACATCCGGTTGCTCGCATTGCAAATCAATTTCGTTTCTTGCATCGATGATCATCACGCACTATCGTCATGATTTTGCGGACGTTATAAAACGACGTTTAGTCAGCGAGTAGATTAATGATTTACCGTGGAAGACGGAAGTACTTTATGTACACTGTTAGttaattaacagaattaatgATTATTGAATTGTAGTTATTGCGAtgtgaaaatgtaaaaattcttttatttttaaccagTGTAAATTAAATCATTAACAGTGGGTgatgaaattattagagccactcgcataaattgatgattttacataaaaatgattaattcttaaatgaaaatcaagttaAACAGAGTTTTATGTTACTTTTGTTACGATATATTGATGCTTGTAAAATTATGATACACAGTTGAAAAAAGTGAAAGTTCAACCCCATCgaaaatttttggaaatatttattattaataataaatgtcaATTAATTGAACGTTTGATAGAAGTATTGGCCAGAAATAAagcaatcaaaatgaattgcTTAAAATGCATTGAAAGAATGCCGATAATAATCTTTTAAATGTActttttttgtatattattgattaaaaattacacAATATAAAAACCTTAAAATTGTGGATCTATTTCTACACAATCACGAAAAACCCATTTTTCATACCAAATTTGATTCTAATTTGGCTctaatttgatcacccactgtacATTCCGTATATATTTCcaattttaaatcatttacATGTATGTGCCTCTTATGGATATATTTTTTAGTATCCAAGTCTGAATCAGACCAATAATTGAAGTACAATGTCCTAGTCAGACAAAAATGTCTCAAACAATGAAGTCTCTTTatgttctttctttttttttttatttatgatgGTGCTAACTTCTCAGCATTGTCACGAATAATAGAATTGACGCTATTAAAACCTATGCCCGTTACGTCTCAATGATTTGGGCTCAAGGTGACCAACTCGTATGGTACATGCGTTTGAAACCTATGAAAATATATGTACGAACATTTCTATCGAATATTTCTGTTCGCCACGTTGTGTACTACTTTGCTTCTTTGTTTATATGTCATTCAATTTTCCCAATTATCCAGTTAATATTGCTGACTAATTCTTCTTCACAAGCTGCtgtaattatgaaattattgcTCTCTCATTGTTAACACTATTAAATTGTTAAGCTCAACGAGCAATCCCAATCGCGCACgtgcaataaaaataatgattcttCTCGTAAGACACGAGATACTCACAGAGATACCATCAGCATTCGTATATTTACGATCGACTGATTGTTAACAAGTATGTAAACGATTTTGTGCGAATAATTCATAGGATAATTAACGCGAACTTGTAAATAGCGTAGACGATAAATGACGTAATTCGTATTCGATGATTAACTATTGGGTCTGCTGCCAATTCCTGGTAGCTCGTTTGAGCATccgatatttaattaaatagtttattaaatttagtaCACGAAATCTACGTTAATACACTTAAAATAGTTTCCTACTGCTAGCGATTCTTTACGTTGTTTCAAAAATACTCTGCTTCTGGCTCTAATTCGTATTATATTTTGAAGGAAAAGTGCTCTGGTACTGTTTTTAAAAGGTCGGAAGTCTGAAATTGAAAGTGGTGGGAATGAGGATTAGGACCAATAGGAATTCTTGGATATTACTGAGGTTCGAAGGGTCAAGTGTACGATTCAGGGATGATGAGTAAGGAATTCAATTGgggtatacttccgaaaggccccatcaccctaaccctaacctaggttaggttagtcattttccgtgaaaatgcgttcttatcgaggtaatagggggtttccgtACTTtaagaataccctgtatatctcgaaagcggtttatttgccagttctgaaaatggtctcattcgatttctcgtcccttaaaaatatttaagtaaaaatatttacttattttatgACGGTATCCAACAAAGtgcacgcgatatcgcgtgagAGTCATTAATCTTTCAATTTCTGTCTCTTCCAGGATACAATGTTGGGGACAGCGTTCCAGAAGGTACGGTTCTTGTACAAACCGTACGCACTGGCTGTCGTATCGGTTGGATACGTTCTTGGAGAGCTAGGTCACTATTTAATTGGTAAGCGATGCATTTGATTCAGATAATTATCCTTCCTGTTCCTTGATACGATCTTTAATTATCTTTGCAATATATATTGAAGTAATTAACACCTTGAGATTCTTGTCGTTATTCAATTGTTTGTTGatacacatttttttttcaattaactaCTATCATCAACGCAATTAGATAGTTTCGTTTTATGTTCATATTTTCAAGGTGTCACAAGCAAGGCGACAGCAGAGGATTTGCACTATGGCGACATTTCCTGCCAATTAAACACGACCAGATTATCCCTCGCGGATCTTCCGGTTCAATGCGAGGAAGCTAAGAATTCAAGTTTGTTAGTTCTTTTGTTGAATTGaatatcctcctccttttcgaagtcgaataaaaatatctttttggTCCACTAGAAAATAGTAACATGGAATAAGATAGCCTGTTGTTTCTATCATCAGATAGGGGCCATACTACAAGTACCTACTTTCACCGTACtcggaataaataaaaatagaagaatagATTCATTTGGTTCACCTTCGATCAAATCAGTAACCACCTGGTTAAAGATATTTTGTTTCACAGTTGCGAGTCCCTGGAACTAAACGGATCCAACTATTGCGAATGGAATTATAACGGCCTTGGTTTGGACTATCAAATCCTGGCTGGTCCCAGTTTCATAGCCGTATTCACCGTCGTTGGTGTTTGCCTCGGTATTGCGGCTGACAAGTACAACAGGTGTATATATCAATTAATTACCACTTTAgttgatattattatttaaacatacaAGTACTTGTATgatttttaaatggaaaattaaattgagtACACTGTAGATCGTTCGGTAAAGCAAtgtaaattgcaatttttttttttttacatttatagCATTGCAATATACATGTCATCATAGTTATGACTACTTTTTACCATCGGTCTTTATAGCTGACATTTCTAGCCGTAAATGCAACCGTTACCACTACTGTTGTTCGAGTATTGTACACCGTTAGGCGAcgctatttattttattatgtaaTCACTTCTTGCTTGATATTACCAATACTTTTCGAACAGGAgttaaattccaaaaattgcTCTTAAGTGGGTAAAAAGATCGTTAAAACGTTCATGGTTctcttttgaaaattaatattgatttcCAGGGTGAGGCTGTTAACTATTTGCACCTTGTTATTCAGTATAGCCATTATTCTAATGGGAGCAGTTAGAGAATACTGGCAATTAGTTATTCTACGTATGGTTCTAGCAGCAGGGTATGtagtaaataattatatttatatgcATATGATTAACATATTAACACGTGGATTGCTTAACAGGGAGGCAGGATGCAACCCCTTGGCTACGGGGTTGCTTTCTGACTGGTTCCCAGAAGAGCAACGAGGACTGGTCATGTCCATATTTAATTGGGGCATTTATGGAGGATatggaattgcatttcctgTTGGACGTTATATtcctaataaaaatattttaaatttggtAGGTGTATTTCAATATCTGAGAgatatcaaattatttaagACAAGCGACAAGCTATTTTGGGACCCACGAgtacaattgaaattttccaaatttatgGGACTAACGGGGTCCAAATAAATCCCTCTAATCCCGTATACCTCTAAGGACCTTTACCTTTCCTTTcgaaacttttcaaaaatatcatttCCAAATAGCAAAACCATAAAGTAAACCTAAATTCAAACTGACCGTCTTACAGTTCCTTGGATTCACCATTAATTCTATAGATCTTTACATGTATCTTTCTTTGTTTAAACAGGGCTGGAGAGCGTGTTACTACGGAGCTGGTATAATCGGATTGATCATAGCTGTTCTTACATTTACTCTATCCGAACCGAAAAGAAAATCAATCGGCGAAGAGGAAACAAACAGTGACGGAAAGAAAACACCAGTATGGAAAGTGATCCTGCAACCGAGGATTATAATTTTATGCCTGGCTGCCAGCATTAGACATTGCGGTAAAGGGCAATACCTTGACGCAAAGGATTGAAATACGTTCGAAGGGTATATTAGCGTCTACATGGCTGGTTTCATTTGAAACATCGGGAAAATTTTCCTTCGTTATTTATTCTCTTCTATTTCGAGCAAAGAATGTTGTTGCTTCAAAACGATTTTCTATCTGTTTTCAGGCGGTATGTGCTTCGCCTACAACTGCGACCTCTATTACAGAGACTACTTTCCCGACTATGATCTAGGATGGTGGTTATTCGCTGTAACTATAGTGATCGGTAGTATCGGAGTGGTGGTAGGTGGAGTGATTAGTGATAAATTCGTAGCAAGAATGGGGATCAGATCACGAGTGGCGGTATTAGCCATTAGTCAGATAATAGCAACACCCTTTGCATTTGGCTCGGTGTACTTCAATCCTCTTTGGGCTATGATTACTCTTGGTATTTCTTACTTCTTTGGTAAGGGAACAAAAATGTCATTTTAATACACTATTATCTGTAGAATCATTAATAACATACCGTTTCTTTGATTACAGCTGAAATGTGGTTTGGTATCGTGTTTGCAGTAGTCGTGGAAATAGTACCTCTGCATCTCAGGTCGACCACCATTGGTGCATTTTTGTTCGTGATGAACAATATAGGCGGGAACTTGCCAATATTGGTCGAGCCAACTAGAATGGCCATCGGTTTTCGAGAGTCCCTTTATATTTACTATGCTGGATTTTATGGTATTAGTAAGTGATCAAACAATTCGATAAGAGTATATACACTTTCAACTCTTTTCATCAaacttttcacttcgatttttcgtgatATATCCAGCGGTGTAGAGGTCTTCAGGGTATTTTTTAACGCCCTGTATACTGAATTCCCGATAACTTATCAATGAACGTTTTTCTATTAGGTTCAATAATGTTCTTCTTCACGATGTTCTTCATGGAAGGTGGCAAAAGAGAAGCAAAGACTTCAGAAACCGTTATTAATGCCAAACCAGAGTTTGGATACGACAATAACACGTTTACTAACGACGAGGGACGTGTACCAACGATAGAACTTCCTCGACTATACCCTCCACCACCACATCGTTTCGAGAATTCTAGGTTATAAGTTAGGAATACCTATCATTTTCAAAGAATCCGGTGTAAATAGCAATTTAAAATGTCTACAACGTGTCCATGATAGTAAACAGAATTTCCCCTTGTGACGACGGTTTCGAATTCATCGGTTCCCAACTTGTGTTATTCTTTCATTTCTGAAACATTAATTActttatgtaaataaatttatcgatCGTAATTAAATACTTAATTTTACCGGTGGAATCCTTGGATTTCGTGGAACAAGAGTTGGGAACCCCATAATATGATCAGGAATCGGGGTTCACACGAGGTATTCTCAAATACTGCAAGAAACTATTACGTATaattgacaaattttataacttaataaatatttcttatttttcaataaattacaGACTTGTGAAAAATCTACAAGTCACCGAATGTCTttgtaaaatgtaaatttttctaaaaaatttcaaactgttCATTTCACAATTTAGCGTCAATTactgtaataaatattaccTACAATTTTACCTATTGTTTCACTGATAAAGGCGAATCAATAAatctaatattattatattatcgTATATTAAAAACAGCCTGTTGAATATACATGTACACGTGCCTTCGTAGATATACAAAAATACACGTTCAAGCATACACCCACGTACACGCAACACGCATCGTTTGTGTAACATGTGacacaaaataaaatcaataccAAGATTCATCATCAAATCACATCGTATATGTACagattatttaatataaataaaaaagagaaaagtatCCTTTATTTGTAATGTACAAAATAGATAGCGATGGAGGAGGAGTGGATAGCATCCTTGACACTTCAAGGTATAAGATTCGTCATGAGAGATACGTTGTGTACATATTTACATTAATCGACGTATGTACTTatgggggaaaaaaaaaatactttgatagGTATGTATCAATAAATAGCTTATTCAAGTGTTGCTATGTTGAAAGTGTAATCAAAGCAGTTACAGTCTCCTGGTTGTTCGTACGTATGTACAGGAcgtttcaaaaaaaaaaagatactaAACCTTTAACCTTAAAGTGACTACCA containing:
- the LOC114873308 gene encoding putative metabolite transport protein HI_1104, with protein sequence MLGTAFQKVRFLYKPYALAVVSVGYVLGELGHYLIGVTSKATAEDLHYGDISCQLNTTRLSLADLPVQCEEAKNSSFCESLELNGSNYCEWNYNGLGLDYQILAGPSFIAVFTVVGVCLGIAADKYNRVRLLTICTLLFSIAIILMGAVREYWQLVILRMVLAAGEAGCNPLATGLLSDWFPEEQRGLVMSIFNWGIYGGYGIAFPVGRYIPNKNILNLGWRACYYGAGIIGLIIAVLTFTLSEPKRKSIGEEETNSDGKKTPVWKVILQPRIIILCLAASIRHCGGMCFAYNCDLYYRDYFPDYDLGWWLFAVTIVIGSIGVVVGGVISDKFVARMGIRSRVAVLAISQIIATPFAFGSVYFNPLWAMITLGISYFFAEMWFGIVFAVVVEIVPLHLRSTTIGAFLFVMNNIGGNLPILVEPTRMAIGFRESLYIYYAGFYGISSIMFFFTMFFMEGGKREAKTSETVINAKPEFGYDNNTFTNDEGRVPTIELPRLYPPPPHRFENSRL
- the LOC114873291 gene encoding UNC93-like protein isoform X1; amino-acid sequence: MGSLPNLHELSKEKLGSPAYRPAPIGGLGPIRLPAQPPPLAHTHRRARSSGHHHTLWDNDTMLEHMAAYSPISCRSTRTSALSWRRRDSMNSSAGASSVRRLIAAVRAAPSGPRPPKKAILRHCAALLLGHASCSAATLPIFPLQAGLGTFNPQLGPMLLALLFATATITTCFAPILVQRFGTNLAISSSHVATTIFVGVHLYPKWYILLPSYAMLGACMSPSFIARVSHVNASATSLALVSVDPEDPDETRRECLLRRLNRGIKLAEDFGLALGCLIAAILVKLTNSISLSTINGEVNDICGAEYCPEEIYLYNGTTNLPTLSSGTSKMLVSIWLGLAVLGLSISCAFLDSRMKEPQTVNEKHSTKSILTSIKTAFQDPKLQLAAPLTLFIGLEQGFIYADFIEAYVVCALGGAGTVTLSFLSLASLQALAGVTLSMLLRHIKRYFVVVVGFVFHACLLLVLITWRPSGDDPALFHVISAAWGVCNSIWETLIYTLVLGLYPNSWQGPLSTSLFWRWLGLALTLGLHGLVCTRFRVLGLACVLLLSVVPYIWLEIRLAKRGKSLAPL
- the LOC114873291 gene encoding UNC93-like protein isoform X2; protein product: MGSLPNLHELSKEKLGSPAYRPAPIGGLGPIRLPAQPPPLAHTHRRARSSGHHHTLWDNDTMLEHMAAYSPISCRSTRTSALSWRRRDSMNSSAGASSVRRLIAAVRAAPSGPRPPKKAILRHCAALLLGHASCSAATLPIFPLQAGLGTFNPQLGPMLLALLFATATITTCFAPILVQRFGTNLAISSSHVATTIFVGVHLYPKWYILLPSYAMLGACMSPSFIARVSHVNASATSLALVSVDPEDPDETRRECLLRRLNRGIKLAEDFGLALGCLIAAILVKLTNSISLSTINGEVNDICGAEYCPEEIYLYNGTTNLPTLSSGTSKIMKEPQTVNEKHSTKSILTSIKTAFQDPKLQLAAPLTLFIGLEQGFIYADFIEAYVVCALGGAGTVTLSFLSLASLQALAGVTLSMLLRHIKRYFVVVVGFVFHACLLLVLITWRPSGDDPALFHVISAAWGVCNSIWETLIYTLVLGLYPNSWQGPLSTSLFWRWLGLALTLGLHGLVCTRFRVLGLACVLLLSVVPYIWLEIRLAKRGKSLAPL